In Acinetobacter sp. C32I, one genomic interval encodes:
- a CDS encoding uroporphyrinogen-III synthase — protein sequence MLFINTRPDDRAAALTQALNEVGYQVEALPLLELVAEPFSHALQQLYLELTEVQAIVVVSPTAVDVGMRYLQQAGVQLHQLKSIQWIAVGQTTAQALAKYGIESWVPEVETSEGMLQLPILKKQKDLSKIAFWRGLGGRQFMMQQLQQQGVEILNFVLYHRQCPEQSLIAFPEIVKKISLNQPVAVLISSEASWNYWQQLCNQCPCKAEWVYLVLGTRLAQLLQTAQSQAMQGFNIIQLENLSASEIIQRMSDWKGHV from the coding sequence ATGCTGTTTATCAATACACGTCCTGATGACCGCGCCGCTGCTTTAACGCAAGCATTAAATGAAGTGGGTTATCAGGTCGAAGCATTACCTTTACTTGAGTTGGTTGCAGAACCCTTTTCTCATGCTCTGCAACAACTTTATTTAGAGCTGACAGAGGTTCAAGCGATTGTGGTGGTGAGTCCAACCGCTGTTGATGTTGGGATGCGCTATTTGCAACAAGCAGGTGTGCAACTTCACCAGCTTAAGTCTATTCAATGGATTGCGGTTGGGCAAACTACAGCACAAGCTTTGGCAAAATACGGGATAGAAAGTTGGGTGCCTGAGGTGGAAACTTCGGAGGGAATGCTACAACTGCCAATTTTAAAAAAGCAAAAGGATTTAAGCAAAATCGCATTCTGGCGTGGTTTGGGTGGAAGACAATTTATGATGCAGCAATTGCAGCAACAAGGTGTCGAGATCCTGAATTTTGTGCTCTATCATCGTCAGTGTCCTGAGCAGAGTTTGATTGCATTTCCTGAAATTGTAAAAAAAATAAGTTTAAATCAGCCTGTTGCGGTGCTGATCAGTAGTGAAGCGAGCTGGAATTATTGGCAGCAACTCTGCAATCAATGTCCATGTAAGGCTGAGTGGGTTTATCTGGTTTTAGGCACACGTTTGGCTCAACTTTTGCAAACTGCCCAATCACAGGCAATGCAAGGATTTAACATTATTCAGCTTGAAAATTTATCCGCATCAGAGATCATTCAACGCATGAGTGACTGGAAAGGACATGTATGA
- a CDS encoding heme biosynthesis protein HemY: protein MKHLLWIYLLASLVLFALFAILSYGYGNGYVYIYWRDWQFQSGVWGLIALFIVISLLAQFAWLFGKRYFAQEQRKKETILHFKDLHPYEQLGIVWLLEAAKDQQVFIERVYTQSGLLNHIIDAQFDYKNGDYETALQSLEKSAPMAFELAELQRIDIYLEQQETQKALTHLEFLAQHQLSPWLIEIETAYQQRITALWGKLALQAPWLFLQTTQYGLLDAEHRDLWLQQLLIRFDQASVDDLAALQHRYLFLQDEIQTRPYTSKVLWLKLLARMPEMSVQHEDLALHLLQDQFDPEVFYLWFQQQLLKQIPDYGYVEQRIMQLEQRYTSVPMLSFAKWHIYVATQRQTEAEQLLTLYPDNILMSYLRIKSTLGDNSDLIRQLNLIFENDVNFLNFKI, encoded by the coding sequence ATGAAACATTTACTGTGGATCTATCTGCTTGCAAGTTTGGTGTTATTCGCCCTGTTTGCCATCTTGAGTTATGGCTATGGGAATGGCTATGTTTATATTTATTGGCGTGATTGGCAGTTCCAGAGCGGGGTTTGGGGGCTGATTGCGTTATTTATCGTGATCAGTTTACTGGCACAATTTGCTTGGTTATTTGGCAAACGTTATTTCGCCCAAGAGCAACGTAAAAAAGAAACGATTCTACATTTTAAAGATCTGCATCCTTATGAGCAGCTTGGGATTGTCTGGTTATTGGAAGCCGCAAAAGATCAACAAGTGTTTATTGAGCGGGTTTATACTCAATCTGGATTGCTCAATCATATTATTGACGCGCAATTTGATTATAAAAATGGCGATTATGAGACTGCATTGCAGAGTTTGGAAAAATCTGCACCAATGGCCTTTGAACTGGCTGAATTGCAACGTATTGATATTTATCTTGAGCAGCAAGAAACACAAAAAGCGCTCACCCATTTAGAGTTTTTGGCTCAACATCAGCTTTCACCTTGGTTGATTGAAATTGAAACGGCCTATCAGCAACGGATTACTGCACTCTGGGGTAAACTTGCCCTGCAAGCGCCATGGTTATTTTTACAAACAACCCAATATGGTTTGCTTGATGCTGAACACCGTGATCTATGGTTGCAACAGTTATTGATTCGATTTGATCAGGCATCTGTCGATGATCTCGCGGCATTGCAGCACCGTTATCTGTTTTTACAGGATGAGATTCAAACTCGTCCGTATACGAGTAAAGTGCTCTGGTTGAAATTATTGGCACGTATGCCAGAAATGAGTGTACAGCATGAAGATCTGGCTTTGCATTTATTACAAGATCAGTTTGATCCAGAGGTGTTTTATCTCTGGTTCCAGCAGCAATTATTGAAGCAGATTCCAGATTATGGCTATGTAGAGCAGCGCATTATGCAACTTGAGCAGCGTTACACCAGTGTGCCGATGCTCAGTTTCGCAAAATGGCATATTTATGTGGCAACACAACGACAGACAGAAGCAGAGCAATTATTAACTTTATATCCAGATAATATTTTAATGAGCTATTTAAGGATTAAATCAACGCTGGGTGATAATTCGGATTTAATCAGGCAGTTAAATTTAATATTTGAAAATGATGTGAATTTTCTTAATTTTAAGATATGA
- a CDS encoding thioesterase family protein, whose translation MKELSVYPVVLQQTVAWGDMDAFGHVNNVQYYRYIESARIAYLMTLNIFDQEILTVVASSQCKYLSPVFYPDVLHIGARIEELRNSAFRMHYVLWSETQQQTVATGEAVMVCVDKNTSKKLNIPDQIRQNIIQLEQSVGHALI comes from the coding sequence ATGAAAGAATTGTCTGTCTATCCTGTTGTGCTTCAACAAACCGTTGCTTGGGGGGATATGGATGCATTTGGTCATGTAAATAATGTGCAGTATTATCGTTATATTGAGAGTGCGCGTATTGCTTATTTAATGACACTGAATATCTTTGATCAGGAGATATTGACCGTGGTTGCATCCAGTCAGTGTAAATACTTGAGTCCTGTATTCTATCCAGATGTGCTGCATATTGGTGCGCGAATTGAGGAGTTAAGAAATAGTGCTTTTCGTATGCATTATGTGTTGTGGAGTGAAACACAACAGCAAACTGTAGCAACAGGTGAGGCGGTCATGGTTTGTGTTGATAAGAACACATCAAAGAAATTAAATATCCCTGATCAGATTAGACAGAACATAATTCAGTTAGAGCAAAGCGTAGGTCATGCTTTAATATAA
- a CDS encoding H-NS histone family protein has translation MKPDISDLSVEDLKRLQAEAEALIASKKDQAIEDAYNQIIAIADAIGYSVEELLEVGEQKRKKTTRKAVEPRYRNKSNAEETWTGRGKQPRWLVAELEKGAKLEDFLI, from the coding sequence ATGAAACCAGATATTAGCGATTTGTCTGTAGAAGATTTAAAGCGTTTACAAGCAGAAGCAGAAGCTTTGATTGCAAGTAAAAAAGACCAAGCAATTGAAGATGCGTATAATCAAATTATCGCCATTGCAGATGCGATCGGTTATAGCGTTGAAGAGTTATTGGAAGTCGGCGAGCAAAAGCGTAAGAAAACCACGCGTAAAGCAGTAGAGCCGCGCTACCGTAACAAGAGCAATGCTGAAGAGACTTGGACTGGCCGTGGTAAGCAACCACGTTGGTTAGTTGCTGAATTAGAAAAAGGTGCAAAACTTGAAGATTTCTTAATCTAA
- the gspN gene encoding type II secretion system protein N, producing the protein MKKKTKQWRWWLFAIFAFLIFIILQIPATWLIAKFSKDNQILHNVSGNIWQGQADWQRGQLRGSVHWRTRPLDLLLLRVGADLDIHSGNTQFNGVFAYGLSKKIMIKDLQGKISPETLKYFANWQWPENSIQLKDVQLNYQKEKGFSAVEGQLNWGGGALAYTFGQRQDRMNMPSLVAELKDENGQLQIDVRDQRSQKMANLSLDASLMLDVQLTQRMLLNIPSYEGKAGLDTYVISSRQPLLQGGF; encoded by the coding sequence ATGAAGAAAAAAACCAAGCAATGGAGATGGTGGCTTTTCGCCATTTTTGCATTTTTAATTTTTATTATTTTACAAATTCCAGCAACATGGTTAATTGCGAAATTTTCAAAAGATAATCAAATATTACATAATGTCAGCGGCAACATTTGGCAGGGGCAGGCAGACTGGCAACGGGGTCAGTTGCGTGGTTCTGTGCATTGGAGAACCCGTCCTCTGGATTTGCTATTACTGCGCGTTGGTGCAGATCTCGATATTCATAGTGGTAATACCCAGTTCAATGGGGTTTTTGCTTACGGTCTAAGTAAGAAAATCATGATTAAAGACTTGCAAGGAAAAATCTCACCGGAAACATTAAAATATTTTGCCAACTGGCAGTGGCCTGAAAATTCAATCCAACTGAAAGACGTACAATTGAATTACCAAAAAGAAAAAGGCTTTAGTGCGGTAGAAGGACAATTAAATTGGGGTGGTGGCGCATTGGCCTATACTTTTGGTCAGCGACAAGATCGTATGAATATGCCGTCTTTAGTGGCTGAACTCAAAGATGAAAATGGGCAATTACAAATTGATGTCCGTGATCAACGCAGCCAGAAAATGGCGAATCTTAGCTTAGATGCGAGCCTGATGCTGGATGTGCAACTGACCCAACGTATGTTGTTAAATATTCCCTCTTATGAAGGTAAAGCTGGTTTAGACACTTATGTGATCAGTTCACGGCAGCCCTTGTTACAAGGTGGTTTCTAA
- a CDS encoding type II secretion system protein N translates to MRAITEKIQQLRWQKLDKLSGLVLVLLILWLCWKLASLFWWVVAPPQPMQFDRVELGSQQAQVPNISSFALFNEPAATSADDNVNLELQGVLLGQPNYLSSAVIKLNDSAERYRVGETVGSTSYQLAEVYWDHVVLKQGNGATREVKFKGLDKGLYQPIDPVLNHTNNVPPAAAVPTQNSPQSALGQAIQQMQDNREQYLKNMGVSNGGAEGYEISDKTPSNLKNTLGLRSGDRILSINGQTVGQGLNEVQLLEQVRREGHAKIEIKRGDQVMTIQQSF, encoded by the coding sequence ATGAGAGCAATCACTGAAAAAATACAACAATTGCGTTGGCAAAAACTGGATAAGCTCAGTGGTCTGGTTTTAGTACTGCTGATCTTGTGGTTATGTTGGAAACTGGCTTCACTATTCTGGTGGGTGGTTGCACCACCACAACCAATGCAGTTTGACCGAGTTGAATTGGGTTCGCAGCAAGCCCAAGTCCCCAATATCAGTTCTTTTGCATTATTCAATGAACCTGCAGCAACTTCGGCTGATGATAATGTCAATCTGGAGTTACAAGGTGTGTTATTGGGTCAGCCCAATTATTTGTCTTCGGCTGTGATTAAGTTGAATGACAGCGCTGAACGATATCGTGTTGGTGAAACGGTGGGATCAACCTCCTATCAATTGGCCGAGGTTTATTGGGATCATGTGGTTTTAAAACAGGGCAATGGTGCAACCCGAGAAGTTAAATTTAAGGGCTTGGACAAAGGCCTCTATCAGCCAATCGATCCTGTGCTCAATCATACCAACAATGTGCCGCCCGCAGCTGCAGTACCCACTCAGAACTCACCACAATCGGCTTTAGGTCAAGCGATCCAGCAAATGCAGGATAATCGTGAACAATACCTGAAAAATATGGGGGTTAGTAATGGCGGTGCGGAAGGTTATGAAATATCAGACAAGACCCCATCGAATTTAAAAAATACCTTGGGTTTACGTTCGGGTGACCGTATTCTATCGATCAATGGTCAAACCGTCGGGCAGGGACTCAACGAAGTACAATTATTAGAGCAAGTACGTCGTGAAGGGCATGCCAAAATAGAAATAAAACGTGGTGATCAAGTGATGACCATACAACAAAGTTTTTAG
- the gspD gene encoding type II secretion system secretin GspD, with protein MAFLNHQRPLWALLAAAPLVASVSTHVQAQTWKINLRDADLTAFINEVADITGKNFAVDPRVRGNVTVISNKPLNKDEVYDLFLGVLNVNGVVALPSGNTVKLVPDSNAKNSGIPYDARSRAGGDQIVTRVIWLQNTNPNDLIPALRPLMPQFAHLAAVAGTNALIVSDRATNIYQLENIVRNLDGTGQNDIEAISLQSSQAEEIIGLLETMSATGASKDFIGSRVRIIADNRTNRILIKGDPDSRKRLRQMVEMLDVPSADRLGGLKVFRLKYASAKNLAEILQGLVTGQSASSSSSSSSNSNNRSNSINNLISNNQNSNSTTGSSSSSFSTPSINLNGNSNSSQNSSITSFNGAGISIIADPTQNALVVKAEPQLMREVEAAIQQLDIRRQQVLIEAAIIEVSGDDADQLGIQWALGDLSSGVGLISFSNVGASLASIAAGYATGGASGAAAAIAGDANKGNGATLGIGNFENSRKAYGALIQALKTNTKSNFLSTPSIVTMDNEEAYIVVGQNVPFVTGSVSTGTSGTVNPYTTVERKDVGVTLKVIPHIGDNGTVRLEVEQEVSDVQNNKGQATDLVTNKRAIKTAVLAEHGQTVVLGGLIADNTSLSRQGIPGLSSIPYLGRLFRADARSNIKRNLLVFIHPTIVGDANDVRRISQQRYNQLYSLQLSMDKNGNFAKLPENVADIYNPQAPVVNSPYQKVPTATPAKKTVVVTTPVAIEEPLVQQKTVQLPVKETERSKNTVTTTTIRPASSQ; from the coding sequence ATGGCTTTTTTAAATCATCAACGACCACTTTGGGCATTACTTGCCGCAGCACCTTTGGTTGCGTCAGTGAGTACCCATGTGCAAGCACAAACATGGAAGATTAATCTACGTGATGCAGACTTAACCGCATTTATTAATGAAGTTGCGGATATTACAGGGAAGAACTTTGCGGTTGACCCTCGTGTGCGTGGTAATGTGACGGTTATTTCCAACAAGCCTCTGAATAAAGATGAGGTGTATGACCTATTTCTAGGCGTACTCAATGTCAATGGTGTGGTGGCGCTCCCTTCAGGAAACACGGTTAAACTTGTCCCTGACAGTAATGCAAAGAACTCTGGGATTCCTTACGATGCACGTAGTCGTGCCGGTGGGGATCAAATCGTAACGCGAGTGATTTGGCTGCAAAATACCAATCCGAATGACTTGATTCCGGCCCTACGTCCGTTAATGCCGCAATTTGCGCATTTGGCAGCGGTGGCGGGGACCAATGCTTTAATCGTTTCTGATCGTGCAACCAATATTTATCAGCTTGAAAATATTGTGCGTAATTTGGATGGCACGGGTCAAAATGACATTGAAGCGATTAGCTTGCAGTCGAGCCAAGCTGAAGAAATTATTGGCCTATTGGAAACAATGAGTGCAACAGGTGCTTCAAAAGATTTTATTGGTTCGCGGGTACGTATCATTGCTGATAATCGAACCAACCGTATTTTGATCAAGGGCGATCCAGACTCACGTAAGCGTTTACGTCAAATGGTTGAAATGCTGGATGTGCCATCGGCAGATCGTTTGGGTGGGCTTAAAGTCTTCCGCTTGAAATATGCCAGTGCCAAGAACTTGGCTGAGATTTTACAGGGTCTGGTAACAGGGCAATCTGCGTCTTCATCATCATCGTCCTCGTCAAATAGTAATAACCGATCTAACTCGATTAATAACCTGATCTCGAACAATCAAAACTCAAACTCGACAACAGGTTCGTCGTCTTCCTCTTTTTCGACGCCTTCAATTAATCTAAATGGCAATTCAAACAGTAGTCAAAACTCCAGTATCACAAGCTTTAATGGTGCGGGTATTAGTATTATTGCTGACCCAACGCAAAATGCATTGGTAGTCAAAGCTGAACCACAATTAATGCGCGAAGTCGAAGCGGCTATTCAACAGCTGGATATTCGCCGTCAACAAGTACTCATTGAAGCTGCAATTATTGAAGTCTCAGGCGATGATGCGGATCAACTGGGGATTCAGTGGGCCTTGGGTGATTTAAGCAGTGGTGTTGGTCTGATTAGCTTTAGTAATGTGGGCGCGAGTCTGGCATCCATTGCTGCAGGTTATGCCACTGGTGGGGCGAGTGGCGCAGCTGCAGCGATTGCAGGGGATGCCAATAAAGGCAATGGTGCCACACTTGGGATTGGTAATTTTGAAAACTCACGTAAAGCCTATGGTGCGCTGATCCAGGCCTTGAAAACCAATACCAAATCTAATTTCTTGTCTACACCATCGATTGTGACGATGGATAACGAAGAAGCTTATATTGTTGTGGGTCAAAACGTTCCGTTTGTGACGGGTTCGGTATCGACAGGTACTTCGGGCACAGTTAATCCCTATACCACGGTTGAGCGTAAGGATGTGGGTGTCACACTAAAAGTGATTCCACATATTGGTGATAATGGGACGGTCCGTCTTGAAGTCGAACAAGAAGTTTCGGATGTCCAGAACAACAAAGGCCAAGCAACAGACTTGGTCACCAATAAGCGCGCTATTAAAACCGCTGTACTTGCGGAGCATGGGCAAACAGTGGTATTGGGAGGCTTGATTGCAGATAATACGTCATTGTCGCGTCAAGGTATTCCTGGACTGAGTAGTATTCCTTATCTTGGGCGTTTATTCCGTGCCGATGCGCGGAGTAATATCAAGCGTAATCTATTGGTGTTTATCCATCCGACGATTGTTGGCGATGCCAATGATGTACGCCGTATTTCTCAACAGCGTTATAACCAGCTCTATAGTTTGCAACTTTCAATGGACAAAAATGGCAACTTTGCCAAACTGCCGGAAAATGTAGCAGATATTTATAACCCGCAAGCGCCAGTCGTGAATTCTCCGTATCAGAAGGTTCCCACTGCGACCCCCGCGAAAAAAACGGTTGTGGTGACCACACCTGTTGCGATTGAAGAACCACTAGTGCAGCAGAAAACGGTACAACTTCCGGTCAAGGAAACAGAGCGGAGTAAAAATACGGTCACCACTACGACGATTCGACCAGCGTCTTCACAGTAG
- a CDS encoding FHA domain-containing protein: MTWKLQAITGEFTGQELSIEGDMLVGRHQDADILLQSADISRRHAALLLKDQQLWVQDLNSSNGTFINDARIEQETELHDGDILQFASFVFSVLAPAESEAELPEIEIEPVASNSTDQGMPSIAERAVETPITRDGMPQQVAIPKPAPIPEGINVQAVPEPQAVAIEEPVSRVAAEKEQQKNASVGLISIIVLIILAVIAWLFFK, encoded by the coding sequence ATGACTTGGAAATTACAAGCCATTACAGGTGAATTTACGGGGCAAGAACTGAGTATCGAAGGTGACATGTTGGTGGGAAGACATCAAGATGCCGATATTTTGTTACAGTCAGCAGATATTTCACGTCGCCATGCGGCGTTATTGTTAAAAGATCAGCAGCTTTGGGTGCAAGACCTGAATTCATCGAACGGTACATTTATTAATGATGCGCGTATTGAGCAGGAAACAGAATTGCACGATGGCGATATCTTGCAGTTTGCCAGCTTTGTCTTTTCAGTACTTGCGCCAGCGGAATCTGAAGCTGAATTACCAGAAATCGAGATTGAGCCTGTAGCATCAAATTCTACGGATCAGGGTATGCCAAGCATTGCTGAACGCGCAGTTGAGACACCGATCACGCGTGATGGCATGCCGCAGCAAGTAGCGATTCCAAAGCCAGCACCGATTCCTGAAGGAATCAATGTGCAGGCAGTACCAGAGCCACAAGCTGTTGCAATTGAAGAGCCTGTTTCGCGTGTCGCTGCAGAAAAAGAGCAACAGAAGAATGCTTCGGTTGGCCTCATTTCTATTATTGTATTGATCATTCTGGCGGTGATTGCTTGGCTGTTCTTTAAATAA
- a CDS encoding phosphoglycolate phosphatase has product MSVAQLQHRSLILFDLDGTLVDSAADLYRAMNLSLQKLGLPLVTEAQVRVWVGKGAAKLCESVLKHLFGQVDAQQQQQLLSTFVEVYAQELCVDTQVYAGVLPFLEYCQQHNIAMACVTNKPEQLAQGILDLLALSPYFKMVIGGDSLPERKPHPLPLLHCVQALNTTTAATLMIGDSSNDVEAARRAGIDCIVVSYGYNHGESIYDCQPQQVVDSLVELVEEDLVRRQA; this is encoded by the coding sequence ATGTCTGTTGCACAGCTACAACACCGTAGTCTGATTCTATTTGATCTGGATGGAACGCTGGTGGATTCCGCTGCTGATCTCTATCGGGCCATGAATCTGAGTTTGCAAAAACTGGGCTTGCCTCTGGTGACTGAAGCTCAGGTGCGGGTTTGGGTGGGGAAAGGGGCGGCCAAATTATGTGAGTCCGTCCTAAAGCACTTATTTGGGCAGGTGGATGCCCAACAGCAACAACAGTTGCTCAGTACTTTTGTTGAGGTGTATGCGCAAGAGCTTTGTGTGGATACTCAGGTATATGCAGGTGTTTTGCCATTTTTAGAATATTGTCAGCAGCATAATATTGCGATGGCATGTGTGACCAATAAGCCAGAACAGCTGGCACAAGGTATTCTTGATCTATTGGCCTTGAGCCCATATTTTAAAATGGTAATTGGCGGTGATAGTTTGCCTGAGCGTAAACCACATCCCTTGCCATTACTGCACTGTGTGCAGGCACTCAATACCACAACAGCGGCAACCTTGATGATTGGCGACTCAAGTAATGATGTTGAAGCTGCTAGACGTGCAGGTATTGATTGTATTGTGGTCAGCTATGGCTATAATCATGGAGAAAGTATTTACGACTGTCAGCCACAGCAAGTGGTGGATAGTTTGGTAGAGTTGGTAGAAGAAGATTTAGTAAGGAGACAAGCATGA